From one Salvelinus alpinus chromosome 14, SLU_Salpinus.1, whole genome shotgun sequence genomic stretch:
- the commd6 gene encoding COMM domain-containing protein 6 isoform X2, with amino-acid sequence MQCQQILSHLQGQVRGVDSAEISDKFQRAGIRLDQEALQEVVQFLFLTFRSTEKNNLSADVLVARLGEGSSKWSKAALQVLHRLWSDQGTLVNTHQESQAMLSIGQLVDMQWKLGMAVSSDTCRSLNSPHVSLLLKIADTSGQISQRSFEMTIAQFQNFYRQFKEMAAVLETV; translated from the exons ATGCAGTGTCAGCAGATTCTGAGTCATCTCCAAGGACAGGTCAGGGGAGTGGATTCCGCTGAAATCTCTGAT AAGTTTCAAAGAGCTGGGATCCGACTTGACCAAGAGGCTCTACAGGAGGTTGTCCAATTTCTCTTCTTAACGTTCAG GTCGACTGAAAAGAACAACCTCTCTGCTGATGTACTGGTAGCTAGGCTGGGAGAGGGCAGCAGTAAGTGGTCCAAAGCTGCCCTTCAGGTGCTCCACCGGCTATGGAGTGACCAGGGTACCCTAGTCAACACGCACCAGGAGTCCCAAGCCATGCTCAGCATCGGACAG CTGGTGGACATGCAGTGGAAGCTGGGCATGGCGGTGAGCTCGGACACCTGTCGCTCTCTCAACTCCCCCCACGTCTCCCTCCTGTTGAAGATCGCAGACACCTCTGGACAGATCTCCCAACGGTCCTTTGAAATGACCATTGCACAATTCCAG AACTTCTACAGGCAATTCAAGGAGATGGCAGCTGTTTTGGAAACAGTATGA
- the commd6 gene encoding COMM domain-containing protein 6 isoform X3 → MLSIGQLVDMQWKLGMAVSSDTCRSLNSPHVSLLLKIADTSGQISQRSFEMTIAQFQNFYRQFKEMAAVLETV, encoded by the exons ATGCTCAGCATCGGACAG CTGGTGGACATGCAGTGGAAGCTGGGCATGGCGGTGAGCTCGGACACCTGTCGCTCTCTCAACTCCCCCCACGTCTCCCTCCTGTTGAAGATCGCAGACACCTCTGGACAGATCTCCCAACGGTCCTTTGAAATGACCATTGCACAATTCCAG AACTTCTACAGGCAATTCAAGGAGATGGCAGCTGTTTTGGAAACAGTATGA